From a region of the Mycobacteroides saopaulense genome:
- a CDS encoding class I SAM-dependent methyltransferase produces MNSHLTDPHPADPLRASDPSAEDPDATLALTGERTVPGIAEENYWFRRHEVVYERLSELCAGRRVLEAGSGEGYGADMLAQVARHVIGLDYDESAIAHVKARYPRVDMRAGNLADLPLADGSVDVVVNFQVIEHLWDQGQFIRECARVLSPGGTLLISTPNRITFSPGRDTPLNPFHTRELNGAELTELLVENGFSVQSMNGVFHGPRLRELDAKYGGSIIDAQIERAVAGAPWPQELLADITGLTTEDFEIVDAGERDIDQSLDLVSIAVIDR; encoded by the coding sequence ATGAACTCGCACCTGACCGACCCGCACCCGGCTGATCCTCTTCGCGCAAGCGACCCATCAGCCGAAGACCCGGACGCCACCCTGGCGCTGACCGGGGAGCGGACCGTGCCCGGCATCGCCGAGGAAAACTACTGGTTCCGACGCCACGAAGTCGTCTACGAGCGGCTCAGCGAGCTGTGCGCGGGCCGCAGGGTACTGGAGGCGGGCAGCGGTGAAGGCTATGGCGCCGACATGTTGGCGCAGGTAGCCCGCCACGTCATCGGGCTGGACTACGACGAATCGGCGATCGCGCACGTGAAGGCCCGTTATCCACGCGTGGACATGCGCGCCGGGAACCTGGCCGACCTGCCGCTTGCCGACGGTTCGGTGGACGTGGTGGTGAATTTCCAGGTGATCGAGCATCTGTGGGATCAGGGCCAGTTCATCCGCGAGTGCGCCCGCGTGCTCAGCCCCGGCGGCACGCTGCTGATCAGCACCCCGAATCGCATCACCTTCTCCCCCGGGCGCGACACTCCGCTGAATCCGTTCCACACCCGCGAGCTCAACGGCGCTGAACTCACCGAGCTCCTTGTGGAGAACGGTTTTTCGGTGCAATCGATGAACGGCGTGTTTCACGGACCGCGGTTGCGCGAACTCGACGCCAAGTACGGCGGCTCGATCATCGACGCACAGATCGAGCGCGCCGTCGCGGGCGCACCCTGGCCGCAAGAACTGCTCGCGGACATCACGGGTCTGACCACCGAAGACTTCGAAATCGTCGACGCGGGGGAACGCGACATTGACCAGAGTCTGGATCTGGTTTCAATAGCGGTGATAGACCGGTGA
- a CDS encoding ATP-binding protein: MQRLVADARSGPSQVIVLRGEAGIGKTALLGHAIDHAQGFRIARTAGVESEMELAFAGLQHFCGALSKHLDALPGPQREALDIAFGVSSGPVPDRFLIGLAVLSLLAAASEQQPVLCVIDDAQWLDRVSLQTLAFVTRRLGSEPIAMLFAVREGADDELSGLPELQVRGLRAADAGALLDSAIPGLLDDRVRDRIVAETQGNPLALLELPRGLTAEELAGGFGWPDGARLSGQIERAFLRRVRQLPTPTQTVLLTAATDPLGDSGLLARAAERLGISLNALGPAESAGLIELGTRVRFRHPLVRSAIYRNADPLERRRIHGALAQATDPATDPDRRAWHRAHAAPGTNESIAAELEQSAGRAQARGGILAAAAFLQRATELTSDPALRGSRALAAAQAKHDAAAFDAARDLLAVADMAPLDPLARARAVRLHAKIAFAQSRVGTDDAATVSEAAIGLLEAAKGLENLDDDLARETYLDAVGAAMYGGRLCPRGGAIEVAEPARLAPARSSPPRPTDLLLDGLAMRITHGAAASAQMLRDALDLIRREADRPNNTSWMWQAFPIALESAIHEVWDDQMWHRLATRAVQVARDAGALSVLPAALVYRAGAHVHAGELDAAAELVQEADAISAATGHAPIRYHSLVLAAWRGTEPEAIPLIDAAMRDGAARGEGRLLGAMGYAAGVLNNGLGRYTLAFHAARRACEHEDLGLYSWCLTELIEAATRCGEHDAAAKALDQLEERTLAGQTDWAQGMVARSRALLAVDEDAEAHYREAIERLSTTRISVHVARAHLIYGEWLRRCHRRADARTELQAAHESFSQMGTEAFAERAQRELLATGAKVRKRAAGTAAASAQTLTAQEAQIARMAGQGMTNQEIAAQLFISAHTVEWHLRKVFAKRGITSRRQLRSGR, encoded by the coding sequence CTCGGACATGCCATCGACCATGCGCAAGGATTTCGCATCGCCCGCACCGCGGGTGTCGAGTCCGAGATGGAGCTCGCGTTCGCCGGTTTGCAGCATTTCTGCGGCGCGCTGTCGAAGCACCTCGACGCCTTGCCCGGCCCTCAGCGCGAAGCACTCGACATCGCGTTCGGCGTCAGCAGCGGTCCGGTACCCGATCGCTTCCTCATCGGGCTCGCGGTACTGAGCCTGCTGGCGGCGGCGTCCGAGCAGCAGCCCGTGCTGTGCGTGATCGACGACGCCCAATGGCTCGATCGGGTCTCGTTGCAGACGCTCGCGTTCGTCACACGGCGTTTGGGCAGTGAACCGATCGCCATGCTGTTCGCGGTGCGCGAGGGCGCCGACGACGAACTCTCGGGACTACCAGAACTTCAGGTGCGAGGGCTACGGGCCGCGGACGCCGGCGCCCTGCTGGATTCCGCGATTCCCGGACTACTCGACGATCGAGTTCGCGACCGCATTGTGGCTGAGACACAAGGTAATCCGTTGGCCCTGCTGGAGCTGCCCCGGGGCCTGACGGCCGAGGAACTTGCCGGTGGGTTCGGGTGGCCCGACGGCGCCAGGCTGTCTGGCCAGATCGAACGTGCGTTCCTACGACGGGTGCGGCAGCTGCCCACCCCGACGCAGACCGTGCTCCTCACGGCGGCAACCGATCCGCTCGGCGATTCGGGACTGTTGGCGCGCGCGGCCGAGCGACTCGGAATCTCCTTGAATGCCCTCGGGCCTGCCGAGTCTGCGGGTCTGATCGAGTTGGGCACACGTGTCCGCTTTCGCCATCCGCTGGTGCGTTCGGCCATCTACCGAAATGCAGACCCTTTGGAACGCAGAAGAATTCACGGCGCCCTCGCGCAGGCGACAGATCCGGCGACCGATCCCGATCGTCGGGCGTGGCATCGCGCCCACGCCGCGCCCGGCACCAATGAGTCGATCGCTGCCGAACTCGAACAGTCGGCCGGTCGCGCTCAGGCCCGCGGAGGCATCCTGGCAGCAGCCGCCTTTCTGCAGCGCGCGACCGAGCTCACCTCCGATCCGGCCCTGCGCGGTTCGCGCGCACTGGCGGCCGCCCAGGCGAAGCACGACGCCGCGGCCTTCGACGCCGCGCGGGACCTCCTTGCCGTCGCGGACATGGCTCCGCTGGACCCATTGGCGCGAGCGCGGGCGGTGCGGCTGCACGCGAAAATCGCCTTCGCACAGAGCCGCGTGGGCACCGACGACGCCGCCACGGTGTCCGAGGCTGCGATCGGCCTGCTGGAGGCCGCCAAGGGCCTGGAGAATTTGGATGACGACCTGGCCCGTGAGACCTATCTGGATGCGGTGGGGGCGGCCATGTACGGCGGACGACTTTGCCCGCGCGGGGGCGCCATCGAAGTGGCCGAGCCCGCGCGCCTGGCGCCCGCTAGGTCTTCACCTCCGCGGCCGACCGACCTCTTACTCGACGGTCTGGCGATGCGAATCACCCACGGCGCGGCGGCAAGCGCGCAGATGCTGCGCGACGCCCTCGACCTGATTCGCCGCGAGGCCGACCGTCCGAACAACACCAGCTGGATGTGGCAGGCGTTCCCCATCGCGCTCGAATCGGCCATTCACGAGGTGTGGGATGACCAGATGTGGCATCGCCTTGCCACCCGCGCGGTGCAAGTCGCGCGAGATGCCGGCGCCCTGTCGGTGCTCCCGGCGGCGCTCGTCTACCGCGCAGGTGCGCATGTACATGCCGGCGAGCTCGATGCGGCCGCCGAGCTGGTCCAGGAAGCCGATGCCATTTCGGCCGCGACAGGGCACGCCCCGATCAGGTACCACTCGTTGGTCCTGGCGGCCTGGCGGGGCACCGAGCCCGAGGCCATACCGCTCATCGATGCCGCCATGCGAGACGGCGCGGCCAGGGGCGAAGGCAGACTACTCGGCGCCATGGGATACGCCGCGGGCGTGCTCAACAACGGCCTGGGCCGCTACACACTCGCGTTTCACGCGGCACGAAGGGCGTGTGAACACGAGGATCTCGGGTTGTACAGCTGGTGCCTCACCGAACTCATCGAAGCCGCCACACGTTGCGGAGAGCACGATGCCGCGGCCAAGGCACTCGACCAACTGGAAGAGCGGACGCTGGCCGGCCAGACCGATTGGGCCCAGGGCATGGTGGCACGCTCGCGCGCGCTGCTCGCCGTCGACGAAGACGCCGAAGCCCACTATCGCGAGGCCATTGAACGACTCAGTACCACAAGGATTTCCGTGCATGTGGCCCGCGCCCACCTGATCTACGGCGAGTGGCTGCGCCGCTGCCATCGACGAGCCGACGCGCGCACGGAACTCCAAGCGGCGCACGAGAGTTTCTCGCAGATGGGTACCGAGGCTTTCGCGGAGCGGGCGCAGCGCGAGCTGCTGGCGACGGGCGCCAAGGTCCGGAAACGTGCTGCCGGCACAGCGGCCGCCTCGGCACAGACATTGACGGCCCAGGAGGCACAGATCGCCCGGATGGCCGGCCAGGGCATGACGAACCAGGAAATCGCCGCGCAGCTGTTCATCAGCGCGCACACCGTCGAGTGGCATCTACGGAAGGTGTTCGCCAAGCGAGGCATTACCTCTCGCCGCCAACTGCGCAGCGGGCGCTAG
- a CDS encoding 1,4-alpha-glucan branching protein domain-containing protein, translating into MTEKVPGLFTLVLHTHLPWLANHGRWPVGEEWLYQSWSAAYLPLFKVLRTLAAEGRENLITLGITPVVAAQLDDPHCLTGLHSWLANWQLRAFEAATIAGTDAEPGTASSPEMLRAFGVREHRNATNALNEFDVYWRHGGSGPLRSLIDAKAIELLGGPLAHPFQPLLHHRLRDFALREGLADAAQRFGHTPTGIWAPECAYAPGMEEGYAAAGVKHFMVDGPSLQGDTSLGRPVGDSDVVAFGRDLTVSYRVWSPKSGYPGNAAYRDFHTYDHDTGLKPARVTGRNVPSESKAPYDPERADATIDVHVRDFVDTVRQRLIAESDRIGRPAHVIAAFDTELYGHWWYEGPTWLERVLRALPEAGVQVGTLEQAREQGYVGEPFDLPASSWGSGKDWHVWNGEKVADLVQLNNEVVDTALTAVDKALNEQPAPHTRNRVADQILREALLTVSSDWPFMVSKDSAADYARYRAHLHAHATREIAAALAGGRQDAASRLAEGWNRADGLFGALDARRLPR; encoded by the coding sequence GTGACGGAGAAGGTTCCCGGGCTCTTCACGCTGGTGCTGCATACGCACCTGCCGTGGCTTGCCAACCACGGTCGCTGGCCGGTCGGCGAGGAATGGCTGTACCAGTCCTGGTCGGCCGCGTACCTGCCACTGTTCAAGGTGCTGCGGACACTGGCGGCCGAGGGCCGGGAAAACCTGATCACCCTCGGTATCACCCCGGTGGTGGCCGCCCAGTTGGACGATCCGCACTGCCTGACCGGGCTGCACAGCTGGTTGGCCAACTGGCAGCTGCGCGCGTTCGAGGCCGCCACCATTGCCGGCACCGACGCCGAACCGGGTACGGCATCGAGCCCGGAAATGCTGCGGGCCTTCGGTGTTCGCGAACACCGAAACGCTACGAACGCACTCAACGAATTCGACGTCTACTGGCGCCACGGCGGCAGCGGCCCGCTGCGCAGCCTCATCGACGCCAAGGCCATCGAACTGCTGGGTGGCCCGCTCGCCCATCCCTTCCAGCCTCTGCTGCATCACCGGCTGCGCGACTTCGCCCTGCGTGAGGGATTGGCCGATGCCGCACAGCGTTTCGGGCATACACCAACCGGCATCTGGGCCCCCGAGTGCGCCTATGCGCCCGGTATGGAGGAAGGCTATGCGGCCGCCGGGGTCAAGCACTTCATGGTGGACGGTCCTTCCCTGCAAGGTGATACGTCACTGGGCCGCCCGGTGGGCGACTCCGACGTGGTGGCCTTCGGCCGCGACCTGACAGTGAGTTACCGCGTGTGGTCGCCGAAGTCCGGATATCCGGGCAATGCCGCGTACCGCGACTTCCACACCTACGACCACGACACCGGGCTCAAGCCCGCCCGCGTCACCGGGCGCAACGTGCCTTCGGAATCCAAGGCGCCGTACGACCCGGAGCGTGCCGACGCCACCATCGACGTCCATGTGCGCGACTTCGTCGACACCGTCCGCCAGCGCCTCATCGCCGAGTCGGACCGCATCGGGCGTCCCGCGCACGTGATCGCCGCCTTCGACACCGAGCTGTACGGCCACTGGTGGTACGAAGGACCGACGTGGCTCGAACGTGTGCTTCGCGCACTGCCCGAGGCCGGTGTCCAGGTAGGCACCCTGGAGCAGGCACGCGAACAGGGATACGTGGGAGAGCCGTTCGACTTGCCTGCCAGCTCATGGGGTTCCGGCAAGGACTGGCACGTATGGAACGGCGAGAAGGTCGCCGATCTGGTGCAGCTGAACAACGAGGTGGTCGATACGGCCCTCACCGCGGTCGACAAGGCACTCAATGAGCAGCCCGCGCCGCACACCCGTAATCGGGTGGCCGATCAGATCTTGCGAGAAGCTCTGCTGACCGTGTCCAGCGACTGGCCGTTCATGGTCAGCAAGGATTCGGCCGCCGACTACGCGCGCTACCGCGCGCACCTTCACGCACACGCCACCCGTGAGATCGCCGCCGCACTTGCCGGCGGACGTCAAGACGCGGCGAGCCGGTTGGCGGAAGGTTGGAACCGCGCGGACGGCCTGTTCGGCGCGCTCGATGCCCGGAGGCTGCCCCGATGA
- a CDS encoding electron transfer flavoprotein subunit beta/FixA family protein has translation MTNIAVLIKQVPDTWSERKLTDGDFTLDREAADAVLDEINERAVEEALLIKEREGGDSVVTVVSAGPEKATEAIRKALSMGADKAVHLLDPGLHGSDAIQTGWALARALGQVEGVELVIAGNEATDGRSGAIPAIIAEYLGLPQLTHLRKLTVEGGVVKGERETDEGVFEVEATLPAIVSVTEKINEPRFPSFKGIMAAKKKEVAVLTLAEIGVEAEEVGVANAGSTVLSSTPKAAKTAGEKITDEGEGGSKVAEFLVAQKII, from the coding sequence ATGACGAATATCGCGGTCCTGATCAAGCAGGTCCCAGACACCTGGTCGGAGCGCAAGCTCACCGACGGTGACTTCACGCTCGACCGGGAAGCCGCCGACGCGGTACTCGACGAGATCAACGAGCGTGCCGTGGAGGAAGCGCTGCTCATCAAGGAGCGCGAGGGCGGCGACTCGGTGGTGACCGTTGTGTCGGCCGGTCCGGAGAAGGCCACCGAGGCCATCCGTAAGGCTCTGTCCATGGGCGCCGACAAGGCAGTTCACCTGCTCGACCCGGGCCTGCACGGGTCCGATGCCATCCAGACCGGTTGGGCACTGGCCCGCGCGTTGGGTCAGGTCGAGGGCGTCGAGCTGGTCATCGCCGGTAACGAGGCCACTGACGGTCGTTCGGGTGCCATCCCCGCGATCATCGCCGAGTACCTGGGTCTGCCGCAGCTGACCCACCTGCGCAAGCTCACCGTCGAAGGCGGCGTCGTCAAGGGCGAGCGCGAGACAGACGAGGGCGTGTTCGAGGTCGAGGCGACCCTGCCGGCCATCGTCAGCGTCACCGAGAAGATCAACGAGCCCCGCTTCCCCTCCTTCAAGGGCATCATGGCCGCGAAGAAGAAGGAAGTCGCCGTGCTGACCCTCGCCGAGATCGGCGTGGAGGCCGAAGAGGTGGGTGTCGCGAACGCCGGTTCCACCGTGCTGTCCTCCACTCCCAAGGCCGCCAAGACCGCGGGCGAGAAGATCACCGACGAGGGCGAGGGCGGCAGCAAGGTCGCCGAGTTCCTGGTTGCCCAAAAGATCATCTAA
- a CDS encoding electron transfer flavoprotein subunit alpha/FixB family protein, with protein sequence MAEVLVLVEHSEGALKKVSAELITAARVLGEPSAVVAGPAGTAAPLIDGLKEAGAAKIYVAESDVVDSYLVTPKVDILASLAETASPAGILIAATTEGKEVAGRLAARLGSGLLTDVVEVREGGKGLHSIFGGAFTVEAQANGDAPVFTVRPGAVEAAPAAGAGEQVTIEVPAPAENATKVTSRQPVVGGDRPELTEASIVVSGGRGVGSADKFSVVEALADSLGAAVGASRAAVDSGYYPGQFQVGQTGKTVSPQLYIALGISGAIQHRAGMQTSKTIVAVNKDEEAPIFEIADFGVVGDLFNVAPQLTDAVKARKG encoded by the coding sequence ATGGCTGAAGTACTTGTGCTCGTTGAGCATTCAGAGGGTGCGCTGAAGAAGGTGAGCGCCGAGCTCATCACCGCCGCCCGCGTCCTGGGTGAGCCCTCGGCCGTCGTCGCCGGTCCAGCCGGCACCGCCGCGCCGTTGATCGACGGCCTCAAGGAGGCCGGCGCCGCCAAGATCTATGTCGCCGAGTCCGATGTCGTGGACAGCTACCTGGTGACCCCGAAGGTGGACATTCTGGCCAGCCTGGCCGAGACCGCCAGCCCCGCCGGCATCCTGATCGCCGCCACCACCGAGGGCAAGGAAGTTGCCGGACGTCTGGCGGCACGCCTGGGCTCGGGTCTGCTGACCGACGTGGTCGAAGTCCGTGAGGGCGGCAAGGGTCTGCACTCGATCTTCGGCGGCGCGTTCACCGTCGAGGCGCAGGCCAACGGCGATGCCCCGGTCTTCACCGTCCGTCCTGGTGCCGTCGAGGCCGCACCGGCCGCCGGTGCCGGCGAGCAGGTCACCATCGAGGTGCCCGCTCCCGCCGAGAACGCCACCAAGGTCACCTCGCGGCAACCGGTCGTCGGTGGCGACCGTCCTGAGCTCACCGAGGCCAGCATCGTCGTGTCCGGCGGTCGTGGTGTCGGTAGCGCCGATAAATTCAGCGTGGTCGAGGCTCTCGCCGATTCGCTCGGCGCCGCCGTCGGTGCCTCGCGTGCCGCCGTGGACTCGGGTTACTACCCAGGCCAGTTCCAGGTGGGCCAGACCGGCAAGACCGTGTCGCCCCAGCTGTACATCGCGCTGGGCATCTCCGGCGCCATCCAGCACCGCGCCGGCATGCAGACCTCGAAGACCATCGTCGCGGTCAACAAGGACGAGGAAGCCCCCATCTTCGAGATCGCCGACTTCGGCGTGGTGGGCGACCTGTTCAACGTCGCACCGCAGCTCACCGACGCCGTGAAGGCCCGCAAGGGCTAA
- a CDS encoding glycosyltransferase family 4 protein produces the protein MRILMVSWEYPPVVIGGLGRHVHHLSTELAAAGHDVVVLTRRPSGTDPASHPTSDEISEGVRVVAAAEDPHDFDFGTDMMAWTLAMGHAMVRAGLALGLKGFGDWRPDVVHAHDWLVAHPAITLAEHFDVPLVSTLHATEAGRHSGWVSGRISRQVHSVEWWLARESDSLITCSASMLDEVAQLFGPELPQIHVIRNGIDVTRWVFAPRLPAGGSPPVLLFVGRLEYEKGIHDAIAALPKIRRAHPGTVLAVAGDGTQQDWLLEQARKYKVVKSVQFLGNLDHSELLHWLHHADAILLPSHYEPFGIVALEAAAAGTPLITSTVGGLGEAVIDGETGLSFAPRDVAGIADAVKRTLDDPAAAAERAVAARARLTADFDWATVADETAQVYLAAKRREREPLGRSVIVERPLPDR, from the coding sequence ATGAGAATCTTGATGGTCTCCTGGGAGTACCCGCCGGTGGTCATCGGCGGGTTGGGCCGACACGTGCATCACCTGTCCACCGAGCTGGCTGCGGCCGGTCACGATGTGGTGGTGCTGACCCGGCGCCCGTCGGGCACCGACCCGGCAAGTCACCCGACATCCGACGAAATCTCCGAAGGCGTCCGGGTGGTTGCGGCCGCCGAGGATCCGCATGATTTCGACTTCGGTACCGACATGATGGCCTGGACGCTGGCCATGGGCCATGCGATGGTCCGCGCGGGCTTGGCCTTGGGTCTCAAGGGATTCGGCGATTGGCGCCCGGACGTGGTCCATGCGCACGACTGGCTGGTCGCGCATCCGGCGATCACCCTCGCCGAGCATTTCGACGTGCCGCTGGTCTCGACTCTGCACGCCACCGAGGCCGGCCGGCACAGCGGCTGGGTGTCGGGACGCATCAGCCGGCAGGTGCATTCGGTGGAATGGTGGCTGGCGCGCGAATCGGACTCGCTGATCACCTGCTCGGCATCGATGCTCGACGAGGTAGCCCAATTGTTCGGGCCGGAGCTGCCGCAGATCCACGTCATCCGCAACGGAATCGATGTCACCCGTTGGGTGTTCGCTCCGCGCCTACCGGCGGGCGGCTCCCCGCCGGTACTACTTTTCGTCGGACGTCTCGAATACGAGAAGGGCATCCACGACGCGATTGCGGCACTACCCAAGATTCGCCGCGCCCACCCCGGAACGGTGCTGGCGGTAGCCGGCGATGGTACGCAACAGGATTGGCTGCTGGAGCAGGCGCGTAAGTACAAGGTGGTCAAGTCAGTCCAGTTCCTGGGCAACCTGGATCATTCGGAATTGCTGCACTGGTTACATCATGCAGACGCCATCCTGCTGCCCAGCCACTACGAGCCGTTCGGCATCGTGGCACTGGAGGCCGCGGCCGCGGGCACACCCCTGATCACGTCCACCGTCGGCGGTCTCGGCGAGGCCGTCATCGACGGCGAGACCGGATTGTCCTTCGCGCCACGCGATGTGGCGGGCATCGCCGACGCCGTCAAACGCACCCTCGATGACCCTGCCGCCGCAGCAGAACGGGCCGTGGCGGCGCGGGCTCGGCTCACCGCGGACTTCGATTGGGCCACCGTTGCCGACGAGACGGCACAGGTGTATCTGGCCGCCAAGCGTCGCGAACGGGAACCCTTGGGCCGCAGCGTTATCGTCGAGCGCCCGCTGCCGGACCGGTAG